From the Halorhabdus utahensis DSM 12940 genome, one window contains:
- a CDS encoding DUF2249 domain-containing protein: protein MPATTLDLRDVPPPERHPKIHDAFEDLEHGEALEIINDHEPKPLFYEFQAEVDAFDADNYEVACQGEGKFVATLPKK, encoded by the coding sequence ATGCCAGCAACCACGCTAGATCTCAGGGACGTGCCGCCGCCGGAGCGCCATCCGAAAATTCACGACGCTTTCGAGGACTTAGAACACGGTGAAGCACTGGAAATCATCAACGACCACGAACCCAAACCGCTGTTTTATGAATTCCAGGCCGAAGTCGACGCCTTCGACGCGGACAACTACGAGGTAGCGTGTCAGGGCGAGGGCAAATTCGTCGCGACGTTGCCGAAGAAGTGA
- a CDS encoding MOSC domain-containing protein, which translates to MARIERLRVFPVKGLDGIDVETARVLKGGTLEHDREYALFDADGEVFNGKRTDRIHELMTDFETATGVLTVETPAGDQREFDLDVEDDRRQAESWFGEFFEADLTLRRDESLGFVDRRDMGPSVVSTATLEAVASWFDELTVESVRRRLRANVEVSGVPAFWEDRFVGDEAPIFEAGGVRFDGVTPCGRCVVPERDPDTGEPTPAFRERFVEMREQTFPDWADEDAFDHYYTLMLIASIPKSDRESEIAVGDPVKVVG; encoded by the coding sequence ATGGCACGGATCGAGCGACTCCGCGTATTCCCGGTCAAGGGACTCGACGGGATCGATGTCGAAACCGCTCGCGTTCTCAAAGGAGGGACGCTCGAACACGACCGGGAGTATGCACTGTTTGACGCCGACGGCGAGGTCTTCAACGGCAAGCGGACCGATCGAATCCACGAGTTGATGACCGATTTCGAGACGGCGACCGGTGTATTGACGGTCGAAACCCCTGCCGGCGACCAACGAGAGTTCGACCTCGACGTGGAGGATGATCGTCGGCAGGCGGAGTCGTGGTTCGGCGAGTTTTTCGAGGCCGACCTGACGCTACGCCGGGACGAGTCCCTGGGATTCGTCGACCGCCGGGACATGGGGCCGTCGGTCGTCTCCACGGCGACCCTAGAGGCAGTCGCGTCGTGGTTCGACGAGTTGACAGTCGAGAGTGTGCGCCGCAGACTCCGGGCCAACGTCGAAGTTTCCGGCGTGCCCGCGTTCTGGGAGGATCGCTTCGTCGGCGACGAGGCCCCCATTTTCGAGGCGGGCGGCGTCCGATTCGACGGCGTGACGCCGTGCGGGAGATGTGTCGTTCCCGAGCGCGATCCCGACACCGGCGAGCCGACCCCCGCGTTCCGCGAACGGTTCGTCGAAATGCGCGAGCAGACCTTCCCCGACTGGGCCGACGAAGACGCGTTCGATCACTATTATACGCTGATGCTCATCGCGTCGATTCCAAAGTCCGACAGGGAATCGGAGATCGCGGTCGGCGACCCGGTCAAGGTCGTCGGATGA
- a CDS encoding DUF2249 domain-containing protein, which yields MEQHAEAHEATLDAREIDGEPFEAIMDGLATLSEDGSFLLINSFEPEPLYDVLQARGFTHETEQVGPQKYHVEIRHA from the coding sequence ATGGAGCAACACGCAGAGGCTCACGAGGCAACGCTCGACGCCCGAGAGATCGACGGCGAGCCTTTCGAGGCAATCATGGACGGTCTGGCAACGCTCTCAGAAGATGGATCGTTCCTGCTGATCAATAGCTTTGAACCCGAACCGCTGTACGACGTTCTTCAAGCCCGCGGATTCACCCATGAGACCGAACAGGTCGGTCCACAGAAGTACCACGTCGAGATCCGGCACGCCTGA
- the nirK gene encoding copper-containing nitrite reductase: MSSIPVATRRRVLQALGVGGAAALAGCGASSDTDDQPAENTSPTEPHMNDPQMTDVDRIAADPTDVPDPIDRSSPATVNVELETRELVAEVEPGVTYTYMTFDNQVPGPLIRVRKGDTVNMTVTSHEDNTMPHNIDLHAVRGPGGGAEASMVAPGETETFQFKATYPGAFIYHCAVPNLDYHIASGMYGLILVEPEDGLPEVDHELYFGQNELYTTGDVSQDGHHDFDMDAMTAEEPTYVLMNGESRAITENRYGPVTVDVGDTARVYFVNGGPNLTSSFHPIGCVWDEVHPQGGIGGPPHRNIQTTPVMPGSATIATMHFEVPGPVKLVDHALSRVARKGLLAVVEAEGDARPDLFDPDPD; encoded by the coding sequence ATGTCATCTATCCCGGTCGCCACACGACGGCGCGTTCTCCAGGCCCTCGGAGTCGGCGGCGCCGCGGCCCTCGCCGGCTGTGGTGCGTCGAGCGACACCGACGACCAGCCTGCCGAGAATACGTCACCCACCGAACCTCACATGAACGATCCCCAGATGACAGACGTCGACCGTATCGCCGCCGATCCGACCGACGTCCCTGATCCGATCGACCGGTCCTCGCCGGCGACAGTCAACGTCGAACTCGAGACGCGCGAACTCGTCGCCGAGGTCGAACCGGGCGTCACCTACACCTACATGACCTTCGACAATCAGGTTCCGGGGCCACTGATCCGGGTCCGCAAAGGTGACACGGTGAATATGACGGTCACCAGCCACGAGGACAACACGATGCCCCACAACATCGACCTCCACGCGGTCAGGGGGCCAGGTGGCGGGGCCGAGGCGTCGATGGTCGCCCCCGGCGAAACCGAGACCTTCCAGTTCAAGGCGACCTACCCCGGCGCATTCATCTATCACTGTGCCGTCCCGAACTTGGACTATCACATCGCCTCGGGGATGTACGGTCTCATTCTCGTCGAACCCGAGGACGGGCTTCCCGAGGTCGATCACGAACTCTACTTCGGCCAGAACGAACTCTATACCACGGGCGACGTATCCCAGGATGGCCACCACGACTTCGACATGGATGCGATGACGGCCGAAGAGCCGACGTACGTGCTCATGAACGGTGAGAGTCGCGCTATTACGGAAAATCGGTATGGCCCGGTAACCGTCGACGTCGGCGACACCGCCCGCGTGTACTTCGTCAACGGTGGTCCAAACCTCACGTCGAGTTTCCACCCGATCGGGTGTGTCTGGGACGAAGTCCATCCCCAGGGTGGGATCGGGGGGCCGCCCCATCGAAACATCCAGACGACGCCCGTCATGCCCGGCTCGGCGACCATCGCGACGATGCACTTCGAGGTCCCCGGCCCGGTGAAACTCGTCGATCACGCCCTCTCGCGGGTCGCCCGGAAAGGGCTCCTGGCCGTCGTCGAAGCCGAGGGCGACGCCCGTCCTGATCTCTTTGATCCCGATCCGGACTGA
- a CDS encoding molybdopterin biosynthesis protein, with amino-acid sequence MTDRREFRDLASGEELAATIDSLELEAGTERASLENARGRVLAERITAEIDVPGFDRAAMDGYAVKAGDTVDAGEASPVDLETVGTLHAGENPTESIEAGEAIEISTGAVLPPGADAVVVVEATSERDGSVAIRDAVTPGENVMPAGADVAAGRRVLGPKTRLTPREIGLLSAIGCDAVTVRKPPTVGIISTGDELVRPDDTLDSAPGQIHDVNSYTIAAAVEEAGGRSRVYPHVGDDEGSIANTLTQAANECDLVLSSGSTSASTMDVIYRVIEQRGELLLHGTAVKPGKPTIVGQFEDAAYIGLPGYPVSALTIFRVFVAPAIRAAAGLPERRTATVEADMATRARFEEGRRRFLPVALVEDGDGRTLAYPVDKGSGATTTLVDADGVVDVDAQTAYLDPDESVTVELFSADAAIPSLLGAGEGDSHLWDLLDQLDRPRYLAEGSRTGVRLLEDGVTDVAVIAGPIEAPAESVVLDSWEREWGLAVPTGNPDDVTGLDDLIDGDLLVATVDSQWGLAGSFDAAIDELANSRDEAQATLQRSLRTIETRSFESPARRVVAGDADAGVTLAETAADLDVTFVSLGTERVEIVAAADRLEKAGVRTLRDRLASE; translated from the coding sequence GTGACTGATCGACGGGAATTCCGTGATCTGGCTTCGGGCGAAGAACTGGCCGCGACGATCGACAGTCTCGAACTCGAAGCCGGGACGGAACGAGCCAGCCTTGAAAATGCCCGTGGGCGAGTGCTCGCCGAGCGGATCACGGCCGAAATTGACGTGCCAGGCTTCGACCGTGCAGCGATGGACGGCTACGCGGTCAAAGCCGGTGACACCGTCGACGCGGGCGAGGCGTCCCCCGTCGATCTTGAGACAGTTGGGACGCTCCATGCGGGAGAGAACCCGACAGAATCGATCGAGGCGGGCGAGGCGATCGAGATCTCGACCGGTGCGGTCCTGCCGCCGGGCGCGGACGCAGTCGTCGTGGTCGAGGCGACGAGCGAGCGCGACGGCTCGGTGGCAATCCGGGATGCGGTGACGCCCGGCGAGAACGTCATGCCGGCAGGGGCCGACGTGGCGGCCGGCCGGCGCGTCCTCGGCCCGAAAACGCGACTGACGCCCCGTGAGATCGGGCTGCTGTCGGCGATCGGCTGTGACGCAGTTACGGTTCGCAAGCCCCCGACCGTCGGCATCATCTCGACCGGTGACGAACTCGTCCGGCCCGACGATACTCTCGACAGCGCCCCCGGACAGATCCACGACGTCAACAGCTACACGATCGCCGCAGCAGTCGAAGAAGCGGGCGGGCGCTCCCGGGTGTATCCACACGTCGGCGACGACGAGGGGTCGATCGCGAATACACTCACCCAGGCAGCAAACGAGTGTGACCTCGTGCTCTCCTCGGGATCGACGAGCGCGAGTACGATGGACGTCATCTATCGGGTGATCGAGCAGCGTGGGGAGTTGCTGCTTCACGGCACAGCAGTCAAGCCGGGGAAGCCGACGATCGTCGGGCAGTTCGAGGACGCGGCGTACATCGGGCTTCCGGGGTATCCGGTGTCCGCGCTCACGATATTCCGGGTGTTCGTCGCGCCGGCGATCCGCGCGGCCGCCGGACTCCCTGAGCGCCGGACGGCGACCGTCGAGGCCGACATGGCAACTCGCGCACGCTTCGAGGAAGGACGACGGCGCTTTCTCCCGGTCGCCCTCGTCGAAGATGGGGACGGACGGACGCTCGCGTATCCCGTCGACAAGGGCAGCGGCGCGACCACCACGCTGGTCGACGCCGACGGCGTGGTCGATGTCGACGCGCAAACGGCATATCTCGATCCGGACGAGTCCGTCACTGTCGAGTTGTTCTCGGCTGACGCCGCGATCCCATCGTTGCTCGGGGCTGGCGAGGGCGATTCCCACCTCTGGGACCTACTGGATCAGCTTGACCGGCCTCGGTATCTCGCTGAGGGATCGCGAACGGGAGTCCGCCTGCTCGAAGACGGCGTCACGGATGTGGCCGTGATCGCCGGTCCCATCGAAGCCCCGGCAGAGAGCGTGGTTCTTGATTCCTGGGAGCGCGAGTGGGGGCTGGCCGTTCCCACCGGCAATCCGGACGACGTGACCGGTCTCGATGACCTGATCGACGGCGATCTCCTCGTGGCGACGGTCGATTCCCAGTGGGGACTCGCTGGGAGTTTCGACGCGGCGATCGACGAACTCGCGAATTCTCGTGATGAGGCGCAAGCCACGCTCCAGCGTTCGCTCCGGACGATCGAGACGCGATCGTTCGAGAGCCCCGCGCGGCGGGTGGTTGCCGGGGACGCCGACGCTGGGGTCACACTGGCGGAAACCGCTGCGGACCTGGACGTGACGTTCGTGTCACTCGGAACAGAGCGCGTCGAGATCGTTGCCGCGGCGGATAGGCTCGAGAAAGCCGGTGTCCGGACACTGCGCGACCGACTGGCGAGTGAGTGA
- a CDS encoding molybdopterin molybdotransferase MoeA, with product MSSDRHEAGFKRQTPVTAAREQLRSVVTGVDRTEQIATEAAVGRVIAEQVTPERAVPHYDRAAMDGFAVNAEETVGASERAPARLERAENMGPGRAVGVHTGSELPEHADAVVRVEDVTERNDGLAVETAVAPGENVAPTGEDVAADATLFEPGDRLRPSDLGLLKATGIEGVTAYQPPEIAVIPTGEEVVESDPGPGEIVETNGLVVIRLVERWGGDPRYRDIVTDDQQALADAIERDLDADVIVTTGGSSVGERDLLPEVVEDLGDVAVHGVAHKPGHPVGFGRVEATPVLMLPGYPVSALVNAVQLLYPAVAWAGNREPEAPPTTAGELTRKIASEPGVRSYVRVRHVAEGVEPIRSGGAGVLSSVSAADGWVVVPESQEGIEAGATVSVEDWEWSP from the coding sequence GTGAGCAGTGACCGACACGAGGCGGGCTTCAAGCGACAGACGCCCGTCACCGCGGCACGCGAACAACTGCGGTCAGTCGTCACCGGGGTCGACCGAACCGAGCAAATTGCGACCGAAGCGGCAGTCGGGCGCGTGATCGCCGAACAGGTAACGCCAGAACGGGCAGTGCCACACTACGATCGGGCCGCGATGGATGGATTCGCCGTCAACGCCGAGGAGACGGTGGGAGCGAGCGAACGCGCACCGGCACGACTCGAAAGAGCCGAGAACATGGGGCCTGGCCGAGCCGTGGGAGTGCATACGGGCAGCGAGCTACCAGAGCATGCCGACGCCGTCGTGCGCGTCGAGGATGTTACCGAACGAAATGACGGACTCGCCGTCGAGACGGCCGTCGCGCCCGGCGAGAACGTCGCGCCAACCGGTGAAGACGTCGCCGCCGACGCGACGCTGTTCGAGCCCGGTGACCGCCTTCGGCCGTCGGACCTCGGGCTTCTGAAGGCGACCGGGATCGAAGGGGTGACGGCCTACCAGCCTCCCGAGATCGCCGTCATTCCGACGGGGGAAGAAGTGGTCGAATCCGATCCCGGACCGGGCGAGATCGTCGAGACCAACGGGCTCGTCGTCATACGGTTGGTCGAACGGTGGGGCGGCGATCCGCGGTACCGAGATATCGTCACTGACGATCAACAAGCCCTCGCCGACGCGATCGAGCGCGACCTCGACGCCGACGTGATCGTCACGACCGGCGGCTCCTCGGTCGGCGAACGTGATCTCCTGCCGGAGGTCGTCGAGGATCTCGGAGACGTGGCCGTCCACGGCGTTGCGCACAAACCCGGCCATCCGGTCGGCTTTGGCAGGGTCGAGGCGACGCCGGTGCTCATGCTGCCCGGTTATCCGGTCTCCGCGCTCGTCAACGCCGTCCAGTTGCTGTATCCGGCCGTCGCGTGGGCCGGAAACCGGGAGCCCGAAGCGCCGCCGACCACAGCGGGCGAACTGACACGCAAGATCGCCAGCGAACCGGGCGTCCGCAGCTACGTTCGCGTTCGCCACGTCGCCGAGGGTGTCGAACCGATCCGGTCCGGTGGGGCCGGCGTGCTGTCGAGCGTCTCGGCGGCGGATGGGTGGGTCGTCGTCCCGGAATCACAGGAGGGAATCGAGGCCGGAGCGACGGTCAGCGTCGAGGACTGGGAGTGGTCGCCGTGA